Proteins encoded by one window of Cannabis sativa cultivar Pink pepper isolate KNU-18-1 chromosome 4, ASM2916894v1, whole genome shotgun sequence:
- the LOC115715032 gene encoding uncharacterized protein LOC115715032 isoform X1, with protein sequence MANPGAGTKFVSVNLNKSYGQPSHHHHHHPHNANSYGSNRLRAGGHVTGGGGGGGGMVVLSRPRSSQKAGPKLSVPPPLNLPSLRKEHEKFDSLGSGGGPAGGGVSGGGARPSSSGMGWTKPGAIALQEKEVLGDQGADGTGKVFNGSDVAVKGSSVYMPPSARSGTVGSSAPTSSSAFPPLEKASVLRGEDFPSLKAALPSASGNGQRQKDGLNQKQKQVHGDESHDEQRNGSRLSTPVDMRPQLHSSRLSSGNGMNGNVGTNGLGGSQSSEPVRKQEEYFPGPFPLVRVSPRSDWADDERDTSHGLTDRGRDHGFSKSEAYWDRDFDMPRVSVLPHKPVHNTSERWAQRDDETGKVTSSEVPKGDPYVRDVRAPSREGREGNSWRSPVIPKDGSSAAEVGARQSNLNGEMHKENKYAPSHFRENAHGDFGRREVGYGQGGKQSWHNTVDSHGTRGADRNTRYGSEQHSRYRDSSLQNNSMTKSSYSSGGGRGMHVNDPILNFGKEKRFLAKTEKPYAEDPFMKDFGTGFDGRDPFSGGLLGVVKRKKDAVKQTDFHDPVRESFEAELERVQKMQEQERRRIIEEHERALELARREEEERTRMAREQEDRQRKLEEEAREAAWRAEQERMEAMQKAEELRIAREEEKRRMFMEEERRKHAAKQKLLELEEKIAKRQAETTQPGSSSSALADEKLAMLEKEKDASRAAEVSDWEDGERMVERITTSASSDSSSLNRHSEMGSRSQFTRDSSAAFIDRGKPVNSWRRDAYDNGNSSTLHVQDQDIGHHSPRRDASISGRSFPRKEFYGGAGVLPSRSYQKGGISEPPMDDFIFNNLKGQRWNLSGDGDQYSRNTEIDSEINDHLVEKFDVGWGQGRPRGNSYSQYPDRLYPNSDADMPYSFGRSRYSMRQPRVLPPPSIASMHKTSYRSEIEQRPGPSAFLDSERQYNHVVRNEPTMPTSYDSSHRQSLGQRDIIDVQQENEQKLDGKTTPRCDSQSSLSVSSPPSSPTHLTNDDLDDSGESSLLSAEGDRKDVSLSGQENEPVCLPSNVGEENMTAASCASVGDDEEWAVDNNEQLQEQEEYDEDEDRYQEEDEVHEGDEENIDVHHEFENMHLEEKGSPDMNNLVLGFNEGVEVGMPNDDLGRNAKNDETTFVDPLPSSSSVEDGCPRVSSESEVQDLVVQHSNAPHTTQESKHVDAPGSSGVYSPHPVMSSASVASHSSNQAVTSSMPAVQNQAEVPLKLQFGLFSGPSLIPSPVPAIQIGSIQMPLHLHPQVGSSLSHMHPSQPPLFQFGQLRYSSPISQGVLPLAAHSMSFVQPNVPSGFSFNQTPGGSLPIQSGQDSSQSLTKNDSSSLPADNQSGINSGHMDVSQGSLRKDGLVPAREDAEISSMVQCGRSELSHIGGEGHQNLVVKNYNAMPFTQESEGQPQTISKEKGPNGPKVHGLVSSRRGKRYIFAVKNSGSRSYPAPESTHSGASGYQRRPRHIQRTEFRIREKFDQRQPIGFVSSDDLGSDEKSNSIGRGIVPSVRTGPKRVISSHASKQTLESDSSSSVPPGTQVDSASRAERGSGKESSMKGQNIPQSGEGKLKRNICSEEAVDAPLQSGIVRVFEQPGIEAPSDEDDFIEVRSKRQMLNDRREQREKEFKAKSRVAKVPRRSRPTSKTTSTPTNSSKVSVSSGREAPNNIRPDFATEGRELGNRELSSGFNTTLVSQPLAPIGTPALKSDPQAIRPVQTSSQVSGAVKNIGSGMLYDTKTKVMDSVQTSLNSWGNSRINQQVMALTQTQLDEAMKPGQFDSRASVGNQTSSVSDSSMASSSILTKEKLFSSAASPVNSLLAGEKIQFGLIFSGAVTSPTILHHTSRAVSHGIGPPGPCRTEVQLSHGLGGAENCDILFEKDKHTTKSCVHLEDCEAEAEAAASAVAVAAITSDEIVGNGRGTCSVSVSDTKSFGSTGIDGMTTGGASDSRFTCQSRAEESLSVSLPADLSVETPPISLWPPLPSPQNSSSQMLSHFPGGPPSHFPFYEMNPMLGGPVFAYGPHDESACTTQSQSQKSTAPTSAPVGTWQQCHSGVDSFYGTPAGFTGPFISPSGGIPAVQGPPHMFVYNHFAPVGQFGQVGLSFMGTTYIPSGKQPDWKHSPASSAMVVGEGEMNNLNMVSGQRNPASMPTPIQHLAPGSPLLPMASPMAMFDVSPFQSSADMSVQARWPHVPASSLQSVPLSMPLQQQTDTALPSKLTHASPVDQSLSGNRFPESRNTMSSDKNRNCPMATDASVTRLPDELGLVDPSSTTGKVVSAHNVASKGSSVSMNSDTSKPDVSQNVSSSGSGQNTTSNVKAQPAQHKSNISGQQYGHSSGYNYHRGGGVSQRNSSTGEWTHRRQGFHGRNQSVGGEKSFHSSKMKQIYVAKQTSTGSSTQS encoded by the exons ATGGCTAATCCCGGAGCCGGGACCAAGTTCGTGTCTGTGAATCTGAACAAGTCGTATGGACAGCCTtcacatcatcatcatcaccatccaCACAATGCTAACTCATACGGATCGAATCGGCTTAGAGCCGGTGGCCACGTCACTGGGGGTGGCGGAGGAGGAGGTGGAATGGTGGTCCTTTCAAGGCCTCGGAGTTCGCAGAAGGCTGGGCCGAAGCTTTCTGTTCCACCCCCCTTGAACCTTCCTTCATTGCGCAAGGAACATGAGAAATTTGATTCTTTGGGCTCTGGTGGTGGGCCAGCTGGTGGAGGGGTTTCCGGAGGTGGGGCAAGGCCATCTTCGTCTGGTATGGGATGGACAAAGCCTGGTGCAATTGCTTTGCAGGAGAAAGAGGTTCTTGGTGATCAAGGTGCTGATGGTACTGGCAAGGTTTTCAATGGTTCTGATGTGGCAGTGAAGGGTAGTAGTGTTTATATGCCTCCGTCAGCTCGATCGGGAACAGTCGGTTCATCCGCTCCAACTTCTTCTTCAGCATTTCCACCGTTGGAGAAAGCCTCGGTGTTGAGGGGTGAGGATTTCCCTTCTTTGAAGGCTGCATTGCCTTCTGCATCTGGGAATGGGCAGAGGCAAAAGGATGGTTTGAATCAAAAGCAGAAACAGGTACATGGTGATGAGTCTCATGATGAGCAGAGGAATGGTTCTCGTTTGAGTACTCCTGTTGACATGCGCCCTCAGTTGCATTCATCTCGTCTTAGTAGTGGCAATGGAATGAATGGTAATGTGGGGACCAATGGTTTAGGTGGTTCTCAGTCAAGTGAACCCGTTCGGAAGCAGGAAGAGTATTTCCCAGGTCCATTTCCGCTAGTCCGAGTGAGCCCTAGATCGGATTGGGCTGATGATGAGCGTGATACCAGTCACGGTCTTACTGACAGGGGCAGAGACCATGGGTTTTCGAAGAGTGAAGCTTACTGGGACAGAGATTTTGATATGCCCAGAGTAAGTGTTTTACCTCACAAACCAGTCCATAATACTTCTGAGAGGTGGGCTCAGCGTGACGATGAAACTGGAAAAGTTACTTCCAGTGAAGTCCCTAAAGGAGACCCATATGTCAGAGATGTAAGAGCGCCTAGTAGAGAAGGGCGGGAAGGGAACTCATGGAGAAGTCCAGTAATTCCAAAAGATGGTTCTAGTGCTGCAGAAGTTGGTGCAAGGCAGTCTAATCTGAATGGAGAAATgcataaagaaaataaatatgcTCCATCACATTTTCGAGAAAATGCTCACGGTGATTTTGGGAGGAGGGAAGTAGGGTATGGACAGGGAGGAAAACAGTCATGGCACAATACTGTAGACTCACATGGAACCCGAGGAGCTGACCGAAATACACGCTATGGAAGTGAGCAACACAGCAGATACAGAGATAGTTCTTTACAGAATAATTCAATGACCAAATCGTCATATTCTTCGGGTGGTGGCAGAGGGATGCATGTCAATGATCCAATACTCAACTTTGGCAAAGAGAAGCGTTTTCTTGCAAAGACTGAAAAACCTTATGCAGAGGATCCTTTCATGAAAGATTTTGGAACAGGTTTTGATGGTCGTGATCCCTTTTCTGGGGGTCTTCTAGGAGTGGTCAAGAGAAAAAAAGATGCAGTCAAGCAGACTGACTTTCATGATCCTGTTAGAGAATCTTTTGAGGCTGAACTTGAAAGAGTTCAAAAAATGCAAGAACAAGAGCGGCGTCGGATCATTGAAGAACATGAAAGAGCTTTGGAACTAGCtcgaagagaagaagaggaaagAACAAGGATGGCCAGGGAACAAGAAGATAGACAGAGGAAATTGGAAGAAGAAGCTAGAGAAGCAGCATGGAGAGCAGAACAGGAGCGGATGGAAGCCATGCAAAAAGCTGAAGAGCTGAGAATAGCTAGGGAGGAGGAGAAACGAAGGATGTTtatggaagaagaaagaagaaaacatGCTGCTAAGCAAAAGCTTTTAGAATTGGAGGAAAAGATTGCGAAGAGGCAAGCTGAAACAACACAGCCAGGAAGTAGCTCTTCAGCCCTTGCAGATGAGAAATTGGCTAtgttagagaaagaaaaagatgcCTCCAGGGCAGCGGAGGTCAGTGACTGGGAAGATGGGGAAAGAATGGTGGAGAGGATCACAACTTCAGCATCCTCTGATTCGTCTAGTTTGAACAGGCACTCAGAGATGGGCTCTAGATCTCAGTTTACTAGAGATAGCTCTGCTGCTTTTATTGACAGAGGAAAGCCAGTTAATTCATGGAGAAGGGATGCATACGATAATGGAAACAGCTCGACCTTACATGTACAGGATCAGGACATTGGTCATCATAGTCCTAGACGCGATGCATCTATTAGTGGGAGATCATTTCCTAGGAAGGAGTTCTACGGAGGTGCAGGGGTTTTGCCTTCAAGATCTTATCAAAAAGGAGGAATTTCAGAACCTCCTATGGATGATTTCATTTTTAATAATCTAAAAGGGCAGAGGTGGAATCTTTCTGGGGATGGAGATCAGTACAGCAGAAACACAGAGATTGACTCTGAAATCAATGATCATCTTGTTGAGAAATTTGATGTGGGCTGGGGACAGGGCCGTCCCCGTGGTAACTCTTATTCTCAATATCCGGATCGACTATACCCAAACTCTGATGCAGACATGCCTTATTCTTTTGGGAGGTCACGCTACTCTATGAGGCAGCCACGTGTTCTCCCCCCTCCATCAATAGCTTCTATGCACAAAACCTCCTACCGGAGCGAGATTGAACAACGTCCTGGCCCTTCAGCTTTTTTAGATAGTGAGAGGCAGTATAATCATGTAGTAAGAAATGAACCTACCATGCCAACATCATATGACAGTAGTCATCGGCAGAGTCTTGGACAGCGTGATATAATTGATGTCCAGCAAGAAAATGAGCAGAAACTGGATGGTAAAACCACACCAAGGTGCGATTCACAATCCTCACTTTCAGTTTCAAGCCCCCCCAGTTCTCCAACTCATCTCACAAATGATGACTTGGATGACTCTGGAGAATCTTCATTATTATCTGCTGAAGGAGATCGCAAAGATGTTTCTTTGTCAGGGCAGGAGAATGAACCAGTTTGTTTACCTTCAAATGTTGGGGAGGAGAATATGACTGCTGCTAGCTGTGCATCTGTGGGTGATGATGAAGAATGGGCTGTTGACAACAATGAACAGCTGCAAGAGCAAGAAGAATATGACGAGGATGAGGACAGATACCAGGAAGAAGATGAGGTGCATGAGGGAGATGAGGAAAATATTGACGTGCACCATGAGTTTGAAAATATGCATTTGGAGGAGAAAGGGTCACCTGATATGAACAACTTGGTTTTAGGATTTAATGAGGGTGTTGAAGTTGGGATGCCAAATGATGATCTTGGAAGAAATGCTAAAAATGATGAAACTACATTTGTTGATCCTCTGCCTTCATCTAGCTCTGTTGAGGATGGTTGTCCTCGAGTATCTAGTGAAAGTGAGGTGCAAGATTTGGTTGTTCAACACAGTAATGCTCCTCATACAACACAAGAATCCAAACACGTGGATGCTCCTGGCAGTTCTGGTGTATATTCTCCCCATCCAGTCATGTCTTCAGCTAGCGTTGCCTCACATTCTTCCAATCAGGCTGTTACATCTAGCATGCCTGCTGTTCAAAATCAGGCTGAGGTACCACTTAAGCTTCAATTTGGGCTTTTTTCTGGTCCATCCTTGATACCTTCTCCAGTCCCAGCAATACAGATCGGTTCTATACAGATGCCTCTTCATCTGCATCCTCAAGTTGGCTCTTCTCTCAGTCATATGCATCCATCACAGCCTCCTCTCTTCCAGTTTGGGCAGTTGAGGTATTCATCTCCTATTTCTCAAGGGGTTTTGCCGTTGGCTGCTCACTCAATGTCTTTTGTTCAGCCGAATGTTCCATCTGGTTTCTCTTTCAATCAGACTCCAGGAGGTTCACTGCCTATTCAGTCTGGTCAAGACTCCTCTCAGAGCCTCACAAAAAATGATAGTTCATCCCTTCCAGCTGATAACCAATCTGGTATTAATTCAGGGCATATGGATGTTTCTCAAGGAAGTTTGAGAAAGGATGGTTTGGTACCTGCCAGGGAAGATGCTGAAATCTCTAGTATGGTGCAATGTGGCCGATCAGAGCTGTCTCACATTGGTGGTGAAGGGCACCAAAATTTGGTTGTGAAAAACTACAATGCTATGCCTTTTACCCAAGAATCAGAGGGGCAGCCTCAGACAATCTCAAAAGAAAAAGGTCCAAATGGGCCTAAGGTCCATGGCTTGGTATCCAGTCGCAGAGGGAAAAGATACATATTTGCGGTGAAAAATTCTGGCTCAAGATCATATCCTGCCCCCGAATCTACTCACTCTGGAGCTAGTGGATATCAGAGGAGGCCTCGTCATATTCAGCGAACTGAGTTTCGGATACGTGAAAAGTTTGATCAGAGACAACCTATAGGCTTTGTTTCATCTGATGATTTAGGGTCGGATGAGAAGTCAAATTCAATTGGAAGGGGTATAGTGCCTTCTGTTAGAACTGGACCAAAGAGGGTTATTTCCTCGCATGCATCAAAGCAAACATTAGAGTCGGATTCTTCCAGCTCTGTTCCACCTGGTACACAAGTAGATTCTGCTAGTCGAGCTGAAAGAGGATCtgggaaagaatcttcaatgaAAGGTCAGAACATTCCTCAGTCCGGAGAGGGTAAGCTGAAAAGGAATATATGCTCTGAAGAAGCCGTAGATGCTCCTCTGCAGAGTGGCATTGTGCGTGTTTTTGAGCAACCTGGTATCGAGGCCCCAAGTGATGAAGATGATTTTATTGAAGTAAGGTCTAAAAGACAAATGCTAAATGATCGACGTGAACAGAGAGAAAAGGAATTCAAGGCTAAGTCTAGGGTTGCTAAg GTGCCACGGAGATCTCGTCCTACTTCAAAGACTACATCAACACCAACAAACTCAAGTAAAGTTTCTGTATCATCTGGTAGAGAAGCACCAAACAACATTCGCCCTGATTTTGCTACTGAGGGACGTGAATTGGGAAACAGGGAATTATCATCTGGTTTTAACACCACCTTAGTGTCACAGCCATTGGCTCCTATTGGCACTCCTGCTTTGAAAAGTGATCCCCAGGCCATCAG GCCAGTACAGACAAGTTCCCAGGTATCTGGTGCAGTAAAAAATATTGGGTCAGGCATGCTATATGACACTAAAACAAAGGTTATGGATAGTGTTCAAACGTCATTGAACTCTTGGGGCAATTCACGAATTAATCAACAG GTTATGGCCCTGACGCAGACTCAACTTGATGAAGCTATGAAGCCTGGCCAATTTGATTCTCGTGCCTCTGTGGGAAATCAAACTAGCTCAGTTAGTGACTCCAGCATGGCTTCATCATCCATTTTGACAAAAGAGAAATTATTTTCTTCTGCTGCTAGTCCAGTAAATTCATTGCTTGCTGGGGAGAAGATTCAATTTG GCCTGATCTTTTCAGGTGCAGTCACATCTCCAACAATTCTTCATCATACCAGCCGTGCTGTTTCACATGGAATTGGGCCCCCAGGTCCATGCCGAACAGAAGTACAGCTTTCTCACGGTCTTGGCGGAGCTGAGAACTGTGATATTCTCTTTGAAAAAGATAAACACACTACGAAATCTTGTGTGCATCTTGAAGATTGTGAAGCTGAAGCTGAAGCAGCTGCTTCAGCCGTTGCTGTTGCAGCAATTACTAGTGATGAAATTGTTGGTAATGGGCGGGGAACTTGCTCTGTCTCAGTTTCTGATACAAAGAGTTTTGGAAGCACTGGAATTGATGGGATGACAACAG GTGGAGCTAGTGATTCACGATTTACTTGCCAATCAAGGGCGGAAGAGTCTCTTAGTGTATCTCTTCCAGCAGATCTATCAGTTGAGACTCCGCCAATTTCTTTGTGGCCTCCTTTACCAAGTCCTCAGAATTCTTCTAGCCAAATGCTTTCACATTTCCCTGGTGGTCCACCTTCCCATTTTCCCTTCTACGAGATGAATCCAATGTTAGGGGGACCTGTATTTGCTTATGGACCACATGATGAATCTGCATGTACCACCCAGTCACAGTCCCAGAAGAGCACCGCACCAACTTCAGCACCAGTAGGGACCTGGCAGCAATGTCATTCTGGTGTAGATTCATTCTATGGTACACCTGCTGGATTTACTGGTCCTTTCATTAGTCCATCTGGGGGCATCCCAGCGGTTCAAGGTCCACCACACATGTTTGTTTACAATCATTTTGCACCAGTTGGACAGTTTGGGCAAGTTGGTTTGAGTTTCATGGGTACTACCTATATACCATCTGGAAAGCAGCCCGACTGGAAGCATAGCCCTGCATCTTCTGCCATGGTGGTTGGTGAGGGAGAGATGAATAATTTGAATATGGTTTCTGGGCAGCGCAATCCTGCAAGCATGCCCACTCCCATTCAGCATTTGGCCCCGGGGTCACCACTCCTGCCCATGGCTTCACCGATGGCAATGTTTGACGTTTCTCCTTTCCAG TCCTCTGCTGACATGTCAGTTCAGGCACGCTGGCCTCATGTCCCTGCATCGTCTCTGCAGTCTGTTCCTTTATCGATGCCATTGCAGCAACAAACAGACACTGCACTTCCTTCTAAGCTTACCCATGCTTCTCCTGTAGACCAATCATTATCAGGCAACAGATTCCCTGAATCTCGAAATACTATGTCCTCTGACAAGAATCGAAACTGTCCCATGGCAACTGATGCTTCTGTGACTCGATTGCCGGATGAGCTTGGTTTGGTAGAcccttcaagtaccactggtaaAGTAGTTTCAGCACACAATGTAGCCAGTAAGGGCTCATCTGTAAGCATGAATTCAGATACTAGCAAGCCTGATGTATCTCAAAATGTTAGTAGCAGTGGTAGTGGCCAGAACACTACCTCCAATGTCAAGGCTCAACCTGCTCAGCATAAGAGCAATATCTCTGGCCAGCAGTACGGTCATTCCTCTGGCTATAATTATCATAGAGGAGGTGGAGTTTCTCAGAGAAATAGCTCCACCGGTGAGTGGACCCATCGAAGACAGGGTTTCCATGGAAGGAATCAATCCGTGGGTGGAGAGAAGAGTTTTCATTCTTCAAAAATGAAGCAAATTTATGTGGCAAAACAGACCTCAACCGGTTCTTCGACACAGTCGTGA